The following proteins come from a genomic window of Corallococcus sp. NCRR:
- a CDS encoding TVP38/TMEM64 family protein has translation MVVSIGGLVMLRLLGPDFIDQRTIRELLLPLGDYAPLAYVAFLAVRPLTLLPGQVLTAVGGMMFGTLAATLYSLTGSFLSATLLYFVARKLGTRPMQRLCGSKYPAIAKAARRHDFQFTFLACLNPLCPTDIMLIAGAASGARFWPSVLGVVLGTIPGTFLTAQFGSGLAQGRTVMTAVSAVGMVVSLVLGVIFGRRFYKEVNEASVEVTAPEAEAPRGLPAAKEVLTTP, from the coding sequence GGCCGGACTTCATCGATCAGCGCACCATCCGGGAGCTGCTGCTGCCCCTGGGCGACTACGCACCCCTGGCCTACGTGGCCTTCCTGGCCGTGAGGCCCCTGACGCTGCTGCCGGGTCAGGTGCTCACCGCGGTGGGCGGGATGATGTTCGGAACCCTTGCCGCGACCCTCTATTCACTAACAGGCAGCTTCCTGTCCGCCACCCTGCTCTACTTCGTCGCTCGCAAGCTGGGCACGCGGCCCATGCAGCGTCTGTGCGGCAGCAAGTACCCGGCGATCGCCAAGGCGGCGCGGCGGCACGACTTCCAGTTCACGTTCCTCGCGTGCCTCAATCCGCTGTGCCCCACGGACATCATGCTGATCGCGGGCGCGGCGAGCGGCGCGCGCTTCTGGCCGTCCGTGCTGGGCGTGGTGCTGGGCACCATCCCGGGCACCTTCCTCACCGCGCAGTTCGGCAGTGGTCTGGCGCAGGGCCGCACGGTGATGACGGCGGTGTCCGCGGTGGGCATGGTGGTGTCGCTGGTGCTGGGCGTCATCTTCGGCCGCCGGTTCTACAAGGAGGTCAACGAGGCGTCGGTGGAAGTGACCGCGCCCGAAGCGGAGGCCCCGCGCGGCCTGCCCGCCGCGAAGGAAGTGCTCACCACGCCGTGA
- a CDS encoding N-acetylmuramoyl-L-alanine amidase, whose product MRVRFSHFVLPVLLLTAPSAVGAAKRNEAEEAYQQARRAYYALKDDASRRKLRHHWLNVVHRFESVATRFPKSDRAPDALFTAGDLLQELSRISFVDEDLQAAISDYSKLVEAHPKHRLADDAALALARIHVNRLDKPEAARKILNESLATIPKGDQNRELKSLLASLPPPSKTPSAKPTVKPLPPVVKSTPDTAVAAAPPSSPLVDAISKLAREPSPVPPSTPAPVAETTSKDATANIVDAPTVADAKAPEAVASAKPEARVEVPAVASKAPAPVVDNAPVASKPAAPVAVASKPETKPAAPEAPRPVTAPVDAQVAQARLKAVAKQSRHAELTLAEQLGLKVRRVVIDAGHGGHDSGAIGKAGTKEKDVALAISKKVADGLREKGLEVVLTRDDDTFIRLEDRAKLANEAHGDLFISVHCNSAATHKLRGIETYTLNTSADRYSIRLAARENASSEKGISDLQFILADLATKANTEESSRLANAVQHNLVTGLSGKYDGIKDLGHKEALFYVLLGAKMPAILVETSFLSHSEEEKRLASERYQDEVAKNIVLGVEEFLGDRRRVAKVD is encoded by the coding sequence ATGCGCGTTCGCTTCTCCCACTTCGTGCTGCCCGTGCTGCTCCTCACGGCCCCGAGCGCCGTCGGAGCCGCCAAGCGCAACGAAGCGGAGGAGGCGTACCAGCAGGCCCGCCGCGCCTACTACGCGCTGAAGGACGACGCGTCCCGCCGCAAGCTGCGCCACCACTGGCTCAACGTCGTGCACCGCTTCGAGTCCGTGGCCACGCGCTTCCCCAAGAGCGACCGCGCTCCCGACGCCCTCTTCACCGCGGGCGACCTGCTCCAGGAGCTGAGCCGCATCTCCTTCGTGGACGAGGACCTGCAGGCGGCCATCTCGGACTACTCCAAGCTGGTGGAGGCGCACCCGAAGCACCGGCTCGCGGATGACGCGGCGCTGGCGCTGGCGCGCATCCACGTCAACCGCCTGGACAAGCCGGAGGCGGCCCGGAAGATCCTCAACGAATCGCTGGCCACCATCCCCAAGGGCGATCAGAACCGGGAGCTGAAGTCGCTGCTGGCCTCGCTGCCGCCGCCCAGCAAGACGCCGTCCGCGAAGCCCACGGTGAAGCCGCTGCCCCCGGTGGTGAAGTCCACGCCGGACACCGCTGTCGCCGCCGCGCCCCCCAGCTCGCCGCTGGTGGACGCCATCTCCAAGCTCGCCCGCGAGCCGTCGCCGGTGCCTCCGAGCACCCCGGCCCCGGTCGCCGAGACCACTTCGAAGGACGCCACGGCGAACATCGTGGACGCGCCCACCGTCGCCGACGCGAAGGCTCCGGAGGCGGTGGCGTCCGCGAAGCCGGAGGCCCGCGTGGAGGTCCCGGCCGTGGCGTCGAAGGCGCCGGCTCCGGTGGTGGACAACGCCCCGGTGGCGTCGAAGCCGGCCGCCCCCGTGGCGGTGGCGTCGAAGCCGGAGACGAAGCCGGCCGCTCCGGAGGCGCCTCGCCCGGTGACGGCGCCGGTGGACGCGCAGGTGGCGCAGGCCCGGCTCAAGGCCGTGGCGAAGCAGTCTCGCCACGCGGAGCTGACGCTGGCGGAGCAGTTGGGGCTGAAGGTGCGTCGCGTGGTCATCGACGCGGGCCACGGCGGCCATGACTCCGGCGCCATCGGCAAGGCGGGGACGAAGGAGAAGGACGTGGCGCTGGCCATCTCCAAGAAGGTCGCGGACGGCCTGCGGGAGAAGGGCCTGGAGGTCGTGCTCACGCGCGACGACGACACCTTCATCCGCCTGGAGGACCGCGCGAAGCTGGCCAACGAGGCGCACGGCGACCTGTTCATCTCGGTGCACTGCAACTCGGCGGCGACGCACAAGCTGCGCGGCATCGAGACGTACACGCTCAACACGTCCGCGGACCGCTACTCCATCCGCCTGGCCGCTCGCGAGAACGCGTCCTCCGAGAAGGGCATCAGCGACCTCCAGTTCATCCTGGCGGACCTGGCCACCAAGGCGAACACGGAGGAGTCGAGCCGGCTGGCGAACGCCGTGCAGCACAACCTGGTGACGGGCCTGTCCGGCAAGTACGACGGCATCAAGGACCTGGGCCACAAGGAGGCGCTGTTCTACGTGCTGCTGGGCGCGAAGATGCCCGCCATCCTGGTGGAGACGTCCTTCCTGTCGCACTCGGAGGAGGAGAAGCGCCTGGCGTCCGAGCGCTACCAGGACGAGGTGGCGAAGAACATCGTGCTGGGAGTGGAAGAGTTCCTCGGTGATCGCCGCCGCGTGGCCAAGGTAGACTGA
- a CDS encoding LysR family transcriptional regulator has product MDLFTGVLPFLHVAEERSFRKAAERLGVTVAAVSKAVRKLEEELGARLLERTSRQVALTSEGVAFLERAREAVAQIRAARETVAQAHRAPRGPVTVSLPFILGPVLLPRLARLQARHPQLTLHVRMSDRLSKLVEEQVDVAIRVGGMEDSSLVARRLFSTRWMTLASPAYLARHGTPEHPSLLERHACLKFVDPRGITREWHFRESPGGDKAGVVRTRAAIDVDHGPALLDLAAAGAGLCQVLDFMSDARLREGALVEVLAEYAAEGPPVHALCLPGRQSVPRVRALLQHLVEELRTVTAW; this is encoded by the coding sequence ATGGACCTGTTCACGGGCGTGTTGCCGTTCCTCCACGTGGCGGAGGAGCGGAGCTTCCGGAAGGCGGCGGAGCGGCTGGGGGTCACCGTGGCGGCGGTGAGCAAGGCGGTGCGGAAGCTGGAGGAGGAGCTGGGCGCGAGGCTGCTGGAGCGCACCAGCCGGCAGGTGGCCCTCACGTCCGAGGGCGTCGCCTTCCTGGAGCGGGCGCGCGAGGCCGTGGCGCAGATCCGCGCCGCGCGCGAGACGGTGGCCCAGGCGCACCGCGCGCCCAGGGGGCCCGTCACGGTGTCGCTGCCGTTCATCCTGGGCCCCGTGCTGCTGCCCCGGCTGGCGCGGCTCCAGGCCCGCCACCCGCAGCTCACGCTGCACGTGCGCATGAGCGACCGGCTCAGCAAGCTGGTGGAGGAGCAGGTCGACGTGGCCATCCGCGTGGGCGGGATGGAGGACTCCAGCCTGGTGGCGCGGCGGCTGTTCTCCACGCGCTGGATGACGCTCGCGTCGCCGGCCTATCTGGCGCGGCATGGGACGCCGGAGCACCCGTCACTGCTGGAGCGCCACGCGTGCCTGAAGTTCGTGGATCCGCGCGGCATCACCCGCGAGTGGCACTTCCGCGAGTCCCCCGGCGGCGACAAGGCCGGAGTGGTGCGCACGCGCGCGGCCATCGACGTGGATCACGGCCCGGCGCTGCTGGACCTGGCCGCCGCGGGTGCGGGGCTCTGCCAGGTGCTGGACTTCATGAGCGACGCGCGGCTGCGCGAGGGCGCGCTGGTGGAGGTCCTGGCGGAGTACGCCGCGGAGGGGCCTCCGGTCCACGCGCTGTGCCTGCCGGGGCGCCAGTCCGTGCCCCGCGTCCGCGCGCTCCTCCAGCACCTGGTGGAGGAGCTGCGCACCGTCACGGCGTGGTGA
- a CDS encoding NADPH-dependent F420 reductase has protein sequence MKIAILGTGMVGETLGGKLVALGHEVRMGSRTPDNAKAAAWVKKAGGQASQGTFRDAAAFAELLFNCTLGNASLDVLKSAGEEALRGKVLVDVSNPLDFTKGMPPGLSTPPDDSLGEQLQRAFPSLKVVKTLNTMNCEVMVDPSRVPGDHDVFVSGNDVDAKARVKQLLTEGFGWKHVIDLGDITTARGTEAFLPLWLRLWGTLRTGNFNIHVVKR, from the coding sequence ATGAAGATCGCGATCCTGGGTACGGGCATGGTGGGCGAGACGCTGGGCGGCAAGCTGGTGGCGCTGGGCCACGAGGTGCGCATGGGCTCGCGCACGCCGGACAACGCGAAGGCCGCCGCGTGGGTGAAGAAGGCCGGGGGCCAGGCGTCGCAGGGCACGTTCCGGGACGCCGCCGCGTTCGCGGAGCTGCTCTTCAACTGCACGCTGGGCAACGCCTCGCTGGACGTCCTGAAGTCCGCGGGCGAGGAGGCCCTGCGCGGCAAGGTGCTGGTGGATGTCTCCAACCCGCTCGACTTCACCAAAGGCATGCCGCCGGGGCTCTCCACGCCTCCGGACGACTCGCTGGGCGAGCAGCTCCAGCGCGCCTTCCCGTCGCTGAAGGTGGTGAAGACGCTCAACACGATGAACTGCGAGGTGATGGTGGATCCCTCGCGCGTGCCGGGCGACCACGACGTCTTCGTGTCCGGCAACGACGTGGACGCCAAGGCCCGCGTGAAGCAGCTCCTCACGGAGGGCTTCGGCTGGAAGCACGTCATCGACCTGGGCGACATCACCACCGCCCGTGGAACCGAGGCATTCCTCCCGTTGTGGCTGCGGCTGTGGGGCACCCTGCGCACCGGCAACTTCAACATCCACGTCGTGAAGCGCTGA
- the thiD gene encoding bifunctional hydroxymethylpyrimidine kinase/phosphomethylpyrimidine kinase has translation MKPFPVATALTIAGSDSGGGAGIQADLRTFSFHRVHGTSAVTAITAQNTRGVTRVDLLPPESVTAQVDAVASDMRVDAVKVGMLAQRPLIEAVADQLSRVSLGPIVVDPVMVSRAGSQLIDNEAVEALRSRMLPLAAILTPNRHEAKLLAGMDIQTLEDMREAARRIHALGSRVVLVKGGGMPGALRGTDVWFDGTRMETLSVAPVDTPNTHGTGCTLSAAIAARLALGTPPLEAVRLAKEYVTSALRYPLAVGHGNGPIGHFFPLIHD, from the coding sequence ATGAAGCCCTTCCCTGTCGCAACCGCCCTCACCATCGCCGGCTCGGACAGCGGCGGTGGCGCGGGTATCCAGGCCGACCTCCGCACCTTCTCCTTCCACCGCGTGCACGGCACCAGCGCCGTGACGGCCATCACCGCGCAGAACACTCGCGGCGTCACCCGCGTGGACCTGCTCCCGCCCGAGTCCGTCACCGCGCAGGTGGACGCCGTCGCATCGGACATGCGCGTGGACGCGGTCAAGGTGGGCATGCTGGCCCAGCGCCCGCTGATCGAAGCCGTGGCGGATCAACTCTCCCGCGTGTCGCTGGGCCCCATCGTGGTGGACCCCGTGATGGTGTCCCGCGCGGGCTCGCAGCTCATCGACAACGAGGCGGTGGAGGCGCTGCGCTCGCGCATGCTGCCCCTGGCGGCCATCCTCACGCCCAACCGCCATGAAGCGAAGCTGCTCGCGGGCATGGACATCCAGACGCTGGAGGACATGCGCGAGGCGGCCCGGCGCATCCACGCCCTGGGCTCCCGCGTGGTGCTGGTGAAAGGCGGCGGCATGCCGGGCGCGCTGCGCGGCACGGATGTGTGGTTCGACGGCACGCGGATGGAGACGCTGTCCGTGGCACCCGTGGACACGCCGAACACGCACGGCACCGGGTGCACGCTGTCCGCCGCGATCGCCGCGAGGCTCGCGCTGGGCACCCCGCCGCTGGAGGCCGTGCGGCTGGCGAAGGAGTACGTCACCTCCGCCCTGCGCTACCCGCTCGCCGTGGGCCACGGGAACGGCCCGATCGGGCACTTCTTCCCGCTGATTCATGACTGA
- a CDS encoding DEAD/DEAH box helicase produces MAEQSPPPSPKPSQDPHAPPFQTEADLRAWLRAEGLEHLSRLSLSLLTPRVEAAYLPQVRAVISRRRLVEVLAQDTLDRWTAEMLPTPRMRDLLPKLAWRYVEDERQGAIEARASVPERLTPPADTRTHTVHGMLMAWRVRVPSSIAPRPERALPLEALVEEPDLPGFRLKETRISELPVSPPGSGFILAEARLTFSPSGVTADCSCGATFCVHQLAAVDTALLWLRQRWTEDFGETLEELVRPAWARTLRALERAVEESPGGGGGVEISWRLDVIEGYGVEVAPYVHRRTKKGVRTTGAKVTRRKLLQEYGSQLSPSDSRIAALLTDSTAPASRALLFELIDHPRLSLEGTQDLPVRIEREKVGLVAEDRGGTVLVNAGVDGAVLPAPLLERVRKAKPEDAVFLWDEGAHVLTVLDVSPEVRAMATVLQKHGNAFPPESHGALLEHLSKLSVRLPVAMPRSVMGESIAPRQLPVLRLEGQPGGAVRLELRLRALPDGPAYLPGEGPRDVHVRRDTRSFHAVRDFGRELTAAAALQARLPLQTAEPQELPFCFLFHSAQGGLAVLAACAEMEPRPELEWVGASMRLVPKRGAGDLKVVLERKREWFGVLGGLSVEGERVELARLLDAARRKERFVQVDARTWVEIEAALREQLEKLADHAYLSKHGLEVGPSAAEALAGLGTAGALIDADASWKTLVERIFAAKELKPRVPAALKTELRDYQLEGFRWLTRLASWNAGGVLADDMGLGKTVQALAVLLERAKHGPALVLAPTSVAFNWRDEAKRFAPSLKVTIFSDAEDRGGTLERLGPRDVLVLSYGLLVRDIERLASLRFATIVFDEAQQLKNAATQRFRAARALQADFRFALSGTPLENHLGELWALFAVVFPGLLGSLEAFRNRFAAPIEKQVDPTAAPALARVLQPFLLRRTKAQVEAQLPPRTDVKVPVVLSPPEWTLYEDARLAALSDLETRKAKMKDQERRIEVLAALTRLRLLASHPRLYDESSKLESSKLERFMELIQELREEGHRALVFSQFTSHLALVREVLDAQGIAYEYLDGSTPAGARADRVRAFQEGDAPLFLISLKAGGFGLNLTAATSVIHLDPWWNPAVEDQASDRAHRIGQQRPVTVYRLVARGTIEEQMLSLHEQKRALVAGVLEGKDAAARLSTQELLGLLAQRLPGIDGLDSAATKH; encoded by the coding sequence ATGGCCGAGCAGTCCCCCCCGCCCAGTCCCAAGCCTTCGCAGGACCCCCACGCGCCCCCGTTCCAGACGGAGGCGGACCTGCGCGCGTGGCTGCGGGCGGAGGGCCTGGAGCACCTGTCGCGCCTGAGCCTGTCGCTGCTCACGCCTCGCGTGGAGGCCGCGTACCTGCCGCAGGTGCGCGCCGTCATCTCCCGCCGCCGGCTGGTGGAGGTGCTGGCCCAGGACACGCTCGACCGCTGGACGGCCGAGATGCTGCCCACGCCGCGCATGCGGGACCTGCTGCCGAAGCTCGCCTGGCGCTACGTGGAGGACGAGCGGCAGGGCGCCATCGAGGCCCGGGCCTCCGTCCCGGAGCGCCTCACGCCCCCGGCCGATACGCGCACGCACACGGTCCACGGGATGCTGATGGCGTGGCGCGTCCGGGTGCCTTCGAGCATCGCGCCGCGTCCGGAGCGCGCGCTGCCGCTGGAAGCACTGGTGGAGGAGCCGGACCTGCCGGGCTTCCGCCTCAAGGAGACGCGCATCTCCGAGCTGCCGGTGTCCCCGCCGGGCTCGGGCTTCATCCTCGCGGAGGCGCGGCTGACGTTCAGTCCGTCCGGCGTGACGGCGGACTGTTCATGCGGCGCCACGTTCTGCGTGCACCAGCTGGCGGCCGTGGACACGGCGCTCCTCTGGCTGCGGCAGCGCTGGACGGAGGACTTCGGCGAGACGCTGGAGGAGCTGGTGCGGCCCGCGTGGGCCCGGACGCTGCGCGCGCTGGAGCGGGCGGTGGAGGAGAGCCCGGGCGGCGGCGGAGGCGTGGAGATCTCCTGGCGGCTGGACGTCATCGAAGGGTACGGCGTGGAGGTCGCGCCCTACGTGCACCGGCGCACGAAGAAGGGCGTGCGCACGACGGGGGCGAAGGTCACCCGGCGCAAGCTGTTGCAGGAGTACGGCTCGCAGCTCAGCCCCTCGGACTCGCGCATCGCCGCGCTGCTCACCGACAGCACGGCGCCCGCTTCGCGCGCGCTGCTGTTCGAGCTGATTGATCATCCGCGCCTGTCGCTGGAGGGCACGCAGGACCTCCCCGTGCGCATCGAACGCGAGAAGGTGGGCCTGGTCGCGGAGGACCGGGGCGGCACCGTGCTGGTGAACGCGGGCGTGGATGGCGCCGTGCTGCCCGCGCCGCTCCTGGAGCGCGTGCGCAAGGCGAAGCCCGAGGACGCGGTGTTCCTCTGGGACGAAGGCGCGCACGTGCTCACGGTGCTGGACGTGAGCCCGGAGGTGCGCGCCATGGCCACGGTGCTCCAGAAGCACGGCAACGCGTTTCCCCCGGAGAGTCACGGGGCGCTGCTGGAGCACCTGTCGAAGCTCTCCGTGCGCCTGCCGGTGGCCATGCCCCGCAGCGTGATGGGGGAGTCCATCGCGCCGCGGCAGCTCCCGGTGCTCCGGCTGGAAGGACAGCCCGGGGGCGCGGTGCGGCTGGAGCTGCGGCTGCGCGCGCTGCCGGATGGCCCGGCGTACCTGCCCGGCGAGGGGCCTCGCGACGTGCACGTGCGGCGCGACACGCGGTCGTTCCACGCGGTGCGCGACTTCGGGCGTGAGCTGACGGCGGCCGCGGCGCTCCAGGCCCGGCTGCCCTTGCAGACGGCGGAGCCGCAGGAGCTGCCGTTCTGCTTCCTCTTCCACAGCGCGCAGGGCGGGCTGGCGGTGCTGGCCGCGTGCGCGGAGATGGAGCCCCGGCCGGAGCTGGAGTGGGTGGGCGCGTCCATGCGGCTCGTGCCCAAGCGCGGCGCGGGCGACCTGAAGGTCGTCCTGGAGCGCAAGCGCGAGTGGTTCGGCGTGCTGGGCGGCCTGTCCGTGGAGGGCGAGCGGGTGGAGCTGGCGCGGCTCCTGGACGCGGCCCGGCGCAAGGAGCGCTTCGTCCAGGTGGACGCGCGCACGTGGGTGGAGATCGAAGCGGCGCTGCGCGAGCAGCTGGAGAAGCTGGCGGATCACGCGTACCTATCGAAGCACGGGCTGGAGGTGGGCCCGTCCGCGGCGGAGGCCCTGGCGGGGCTGGGCACCGCGGGCGCGCTCATCGACGCGGATGCGTCCTGGAAGACGCTGGTCGAGCGCATCTTCGCGGCGAAGGAGCTGAAGCCCCGGGTGCCCGCGGCGCTCAAGACGGAGCTGCGCGACTACCAGCTCGAGGGCTTCCGCTGGCTCACGCGGCTGGCGTCGTGGAACGCGGGTGGGGTGCTCGCGGACGACATGGGCCTGGGCAAGACGGTGCAGGCCCTGGCCGTGCTGCTGGAGCGCGCGAAGCACGGGCCCGCGCTGGTGCTGGCCCCCACGTCGGTGGCCTTCAACTGGCGGGACGAGGCGAAGCGCTTCGCGCCGTCACTCAAGGTGACGATCTTCTCCGACGCGGAGGACCGGGGCGGCACGCTGGAGCGGCTGGGGCCTCGCGACGTGCTGGTGCTCAGCTACGGCCTGCTCGTGCGTGACATCGAGCGGCTGGCCTCGCTGCGCTTCGCCACCATCGTCTTCGACGAGGCCCAACAACTGAAGAACGCGGCCACACAGCGCTTCCGCGCGGCGCGGGCGCTCCAGGCTGACTTCCGGTTCGCGCTGTCCGGCACGCCGCTGGAGAACCACTTGGGCGAGCTGTGGGCCCTCTTCGCCGTGGTCTTCCCGGGGCTGCTGGGCAGCCTGGAGGCGTTCCGCAACCGCTTCGCCGCGCCCATCGAGAAGCAGGTGGACCCGACGGCCGCGCCCGCGCTGGCCCGGGTGCTCCAGCCCTTCCTCCTGCGCCGCACCAAGGCCCAGGTGGAGGCGCAGCTGCCGCCTCGCACGGACGTGAAGGTGCCCGTCGTCCTGTCCCCGCCGGAGTGGACGCTCTACGAGGACGCGCGCCTGGCGGCCCTGTCCGACCTGGAGACGCGCAAGGCGAAGATGAAGGACCAGGAGCGGCGCATCGAGGTGCTGGCGGCGCTGACGCGGCTGCGGCTGCTCGCGTCGCACCCGCGCCTGTACGACGAGTCGTCCAAGCTGGAGTCCTCCAAGTTGGAGCGCTTCATGGAGCTCATCCAGGAGCTGCGCGAGGAAGGCCACCGCGCACTGGTGTTCAGCCAGTTCACGTCCCACTTGGCGCTGGTGCGCGAGGTGCTGGACGCCCAGGGCATCGCCTACGAGTACCTGGACGGCTCGACCCCCGCCGGTGCCCGCGCGGACCGCGTGCGTGCCTTCCAGGAGGGCGACGCACCCCTGTTCCTGATTTCACTCAAGGCAGGCGGCTTCGGACTCAACCTGACGGCCGCGACCAGCGTCATCCACCTGGACCCCTGGTGGAACCCCGCCGTGGAGGATCAGGCCTCCGATCGCGCCCACCGCATCGGCCAGCAGCGCCCCGTCACGGTCTACCGGCTGGTGGCGCGTGGGACGATCGAGGAGCAGATGCTTTCGCTCCATGAGCAGAAGCGGGCCCTGGTGGCCGGCGTGCTGGAGGGCAAGGACGCCGCCGCCCGCCTGTCCACCCAGGAGCTGCTCGGGTTGCTCGCGCAGCGGCTGCCGGGCATCGACGGGCTCGACTCCGCCGCGACGAAGCACTGA